CTGGCACCTTCCAATTCATAGGACTGAGGTACTTTTGAGGATGCATCTTTACCATACTCCTCTGTTTCAAATGTAGCCATAAGGGATTTTTCCCGTTTGATGTCATCAACTTCAAATGTTATTTCTTGAGGACTGCCCTCTACATCTTCATTACAACTAGGATTAGTTGGAGTGACAGTCCTACTAGGATTAGTTGGGGTGACAGTTCTTTCACCATCAGAATGACTTGAATCACATGCTACATAACTAGCATTGCTGACTCTTTTTATGGATATTGACAGTTTATGTCGAGATGGTTGCAAAGGAATTCCTGGGTTAGAAGTTGACTGTGAGTTTAAAGCAGATAGACTGAGCGCTGATTGAGGTGACTGATCAGTATGATATTCAGCTCCCTCAGATGAGTTCCATTGTAAATCTGGAGTAATATTTTCCACTGGGATATCTGGGTCTATTGGATCTGGTAGATGCATGGCACCCTCTTTATGATCTTTGAGTTCCACCTGGGCTTTTGTCTCATCTGGTGATTTATGCCTTCGTtcatctttgtgcttcttcttGTGTTTGACTTTATGCTTGTGTTTTTTTGGAGGCAAATCACGAGTTGAAAGATCAACTGCAGCAGCTCTAGCAGGAGACATGCCTCCAAATCGAGCTGGAGATGTACCACCAAATCTTACTGGGGAGAAACCTCCTAATCTTGCAGGGGACATTCCACCAAGCCTGAGAGGGGACATACCTCCAAACCTTGGTGACATTCCTCCCATAATATAAGCGGGTGAAGCTCCACCAAGCATAGTCTTCTTTTGAGCTTCCTTTTTAGCCTTCTTCAATGCTTTTTTGGCTGCTTTTGCACTCATATCTTTGCATTTTCTAGTCATCTCTTCTTCAGTATCTAACTCTGGGTTACTGATAGTCACAACAGTGCTCTTAGACGGGATTTTAAGAACTGTTCCTTTTCCTTCTGGGCCAAAAGAAATTTTAAGGACTGGTGTTGCCTTAGGTTTATCTCCATCTAATCCATCTTTATCTTCACCTGAAAGTTTCTGAGTGTCGCTTACCTCATTCTCTTCCTCAATCTCTTCTCTTTTGTGCTTTTTTGCAGTTTCATCGAAGACACTTTCGTCCCATAAATCTTCCATTGAACCCAAGGATCGTTTCTTTCTTAAGCTCATTTTCTCAGGCAAGGTCTCATCTACGCATATTTTCCCTAATTTATGATGTTTAACATCACCTGTGTCCTTCTCCTCTTGACTGTCTTTCTTTTGAATTAAGGGGAGAATTGTTAACTTTGGTATGGGTGATACTCGATCAGCTGATTCTCCGAAATCTTGATGACCTGCTGTTGCAACTGTTAACTTGTGCACATTACCTGATCTTAATCTCAGTTCCTTTGCATCTGTTTGAGACTCAACTGAATCAGAAAGCTTTCTACCTTTCCCACCCTCTTTATCTTTTTTGTCAACTGCTTCTGAGACAATACCCGATGTGGACAGTATCATTTTAGGTATACTCTGGCTTTTTAATTCACAACTCTCATCCTCCCAATTTTCTTTGGATGCTTCATTGGATTGTAAGGCTAGATTAAGTGTTGAAATGGTCATCTTAGGAATGCGACCCTTGCGCCTGACCTCTGTTGGGTCTACCGGACAAAGATTAGCTGATAACTTCAACTTTGGTACTCTACCATCTGATGCACTATTACTTCCTGATACTGAATATGCAGTGTTAGAACCAACACTTATTTCACTGTCACACGAATCAGAATCACTTCGTGAACCACGAGTCTGTGAACTTTTTCTCAAACAACTGACCCCTTTATTAGTTGCAGCTTCTATTTCACTAGGTTTCAATTTTACCAATTTAGGAACCAACTGTACATTCTTCTGTGGTGTCTTTTCTGCCCTTTTGTTTTGTGATGAACTATTGCTGTGATGTTCTTGGGAATTTCTGTCTCTAGAACTTCTCGTATTTCCACGAGTCTCATTACTTGGTTTAACTGCTGTTGGTGGCTCAGTCGCTCTTTGGCCTTTTGCTCCACTGACATTTTCAGATTTCTCATTACATATGGATTGACATTTAGAGCATAACACCTGTCTTGGCCTTAAACGTACTGTCATACGAGAGTTCTTGAAACGCTGAGTAAGAGAGATTGACTGTCTGAGCTGTACTCCCTTCTTTGCTTTTGAATTCAAATCTGCGGGAGCAGTGTCTTGTTGAAAGTAAGTGTGGCGCTGCTTCACAGAGTAAAGTTTATCATCGTTATCTGATACTGGTGTTGAGTCTTTTGGAGGATCTGGTGGAAATTCTCCCCCTGGAGGATAAATTCCACATGGAAGTCGCCTGAaaagaaagcaatatatataacTTTTGGGGAATAGAACCTCTATATTAACTGTACTAAAATAGGTATATATAAGAACTAAAGTGTCCAAAAGAGATTCAAGAGAATTCACATGAAAAGCTTGGTCAGTAACAAGGCAAAACTAAAATTCTCTTACATACATATGCAGCATAAGAAGTAACTATCAATTCTAGAATTGTTATCTGTAAAGGCTAGTGATGATAAAATGCTGCTTACATCCTTTTCCAAAATCTTATAAATGAAGTGTAAACATTCTTAATGCTCTTTTTTCTTGTCAGCCATAGTTATTCCTTTCTTTATGTATTAATATTTTATACATAACATGAgtgaaggaagggaagatttccagcccctcattatatattacacttgaaagctagagactgagtgtgaacgaatgtggcctttttgtctgttttcctggtgctacctcactgaagcagggggaagccatactgtttcctgtggggtggggtagcgccaggaatggatgaaggcaagcaggtatgaatgtgtacacatgtatatatgtttaagtcagtgtatgtgtatgtatatgtatgtatatgtgtatatatgtatatatgagtgcatgggccattcttcgtctgtttcgaggtgctaccttgttgatgcgtgaaacagcgataaagtataatgaataaaatacatacacatacacacacacacacacacacacgctgatgatacagcgctggtggctgattcgggtgagaaactgcagaagctggtgactgactttgataaagtgtgtgaaagaagaaagctgagagtaaatgtgaataagagcaaggttattgggtacagtagggttgagggacaagtcaactgggaggtaagtttgaatggagaaaaactggaggaagtgaagtgttttagatatctgggtgtagatttggcagcggatggaaacatagaagtggaagtgagtcatagggtgggggaggaggcgaaagttctgggagcgttgaaaaatgtgtggaagtcgagaacgttatcttggaaagtaaaaatgggtatgtttgaaggaatagtggttccaacaatgttatatggttgcgaagcataggctatagatagagttgtgcggaggagggtggatgtgctggaaatgagatgtttgagggcaatatgtggtgtgaggtggtttgatcgagtaagtaatgaaagggtaagagagatgtgtgataataaaaagagtgtggttgagagagcagaagagggtgttttgaaatggtttggtcacatggagagaatgagtgaggaaagatcgacaaagaggatatatatgtcagaggtggagggaatgaagagaagtgagagaccaaattggatgtggaaagatggagtgaaaaagattttgagtgatcggggcctgaacatgcaggagggtgaaaggcatgcaaggaatagagtgaattggaacgatgtggtataccggggtcgacatgctgtcagtggattgaaccagggcatgtgaagcgtctggggtagaccatggaaagttctgtgtggcctggatgtggaaagggagctgtggtttcggtgcattattacatgacagctagagactgagtgtgaacaaatggggcctttgttgtattttcctagcgctacctcgcacacatgaggggggaggggttggtattccatgtgtggcggagtggcgatgggaataaataaaggcagacagtatgaattatgtacatgtgtatatatgtatatgtctgtgtgtgtatatatatgtgtacattgagatgtataggtatgcatatttgtgtgtgtggacgtgtatgtatatacatgtgtatgcgggtgggttgggccattctttcgtctgtttcctagcgctacctcactaacgtgggagacagtgacaaagcaaaataataataataataataaaaaaaaaaaatatatatatatatatatatatatatatatatatatatatatatatatgtgtgtgtgtgtgtgtgtgtgtgtgtgttatatgttaACAGTATATTATAGGGGTACTATCTTCACCTTGTGTGGCAAATCTGGCACTCACTACTTGCTAAACCCAGTTTTTCAattcaaattatatataataactaCTTAGAATATTCTCATATAAAACAAATAAGTTCTCTGTATAGATTTCTTATTTAGAACTACAGCAGTTATTCTACAAACACATGAATAAGACACAAACATTTGTTGATAATATGCACCCTAGCTGAATGCACTATGAATTAGGCATACATATGTAAAGTACCCATACTAAGTATAAtgattaaagtaaatgtgaacatatTCATCTCTCATTTATCTAGAGCTAAAATATACAACGGGAAAGGCCTGATTATATATCTACTACCCTAAATCTTGCCTTATAAGTAGCAAACAGGCCTACCATATATAAAGTAGAACTCTTAAAGATATTCCCTTACTACTACCCGTCTTTAAAGGTATATTTTGTATAGAGTGTACTTTCTTGCATTCTGGTGTATCATAATTTGCATGGGAAGACTACATGAAAAACATTATTTGTGTGATATAAATTTTGAAATATGTGCTGCATATGTAGGGGCATCATTCAACATTCACTGGTTATTCTCAGTGATTATCCTTACTTTATGAATCTCTTCATTCTTCAATAAAAGTAAATGATGTTTGGAAGAAGAATAATTCAGGACTAGGAGAATTATTGTTCAAAATATATATGTCTGAGCCCCTGCTATTCCACTCTTATGTACATATGATAAAAAACAACTTACATCTTTCAGAAAGAGGCTTTACTTCTCATCCACTGCACAACATCTCATTGAAAagtttggtatatatatgaaagtcTAAAGCTTTATGGTTCAAGAGAAATTTGAAGCAACAGACATGCATATTTCTGAGCCCATGGTGGCAAACATGGCAAGCTGCGACGGTACCGCTCAAATATTTCGTCCTTTTTCTCCTTACCCTTTGGTTGAATCGAGCAAAACTCCTTGAAAAACTTGAGTGCCATGTTCATATGATACGAGAAGGAGGTCAAGTTGGGCATCTACCACCGTCACTTCGAGTTTTTGACCTCTACATATATCAATACTAGGGGGTTGTGGgtcctccattttcttcatttcagTATCGCCATCTTTGCTGAGCGCTGAGGAACACATCACTGCCAGACTCCTGGACTGTTCCATTACTATCGTTCACCTCCTTTCACTTTCAAATATAAATAACGCCCTATCATCCTTCCAGAAGCGATTGGTTGACTTATTCTATACATTCTGATATTCAATTATCATACACCTGAAATGAGAAGCTTCTAAAAATATCATA
This portion of the Panulirus ornatus isolate Po-2019 chromosome 48, ASM3632096v1, whole genome shotgun sequence genome encodes:
- the LOC139763862 gene encoding uncharacterized protein, with product MEQSRSLAVMCSSALSKDGDTEMKKMEDPQPPSIDICRGQKLEVTVVDAQLDLLLVSYEHGTQVFQGVLLDSTKGRLPCGIYPPGGEFPPDPPKDSTPVSDNDDKLYSVKQRHTYFQQDTAPADLNSKAKKGVQLRQSISLTQRFKNSRMTVRLRPRQVLCSKCQSICNEKSENVSGAKGQRATEPPTAVKPSNETRGNTRSSRDRNSQEHHSNSSSQNKRAEKTPQKNVQLVPKLVKLKPSEIEAATNKGVSCLRKSSQTRGSRSDSDSCDSEISVGSNTAYSVSGSNSASDGRVPKLKLSANLCPVDPTEVRRKGRIPKMTISTLNLALQSNEASKENWEDESCELKSQSIPKMILSTSGIVSEAVDKKDKEGGKGRKLSDSVESQTDAKELRLRSGNVHKLTVATAGHQDFGESADRVSPIPKLTILPLIQKKDSQEEKDTGDVKHHKLGKICVDETLPEKMSLRKKRSLGSMEDLWDESVFDETAKKHKREEIEEENEVSDTQKLSGEDKDGLDGDKPKATPVLKISFGPEGKGTVLKIPSKSTVVTISNPELDTEEEMTRKCKDMSAKAAKKALKKAKKEAQKKTMLGGASPAYIMGGMSPRFGGMSPLRLGGMSPARLGGFSPVRFGGTSPARFGGMSPARAAAVDLSTRDLPPKKHKHKVKHKKKHKDERRHKSPDETKAQVELKDHKEGAMHLPDPIDPDIPVENITPDLQWNSSEGAEYHTDQSPQSALSLSALNSQSTSNPGIPLQPSRHKLSISIKRVSNASYVACDSSHSDGERTVTPTNPSRTVTPTNPSCNEDVEGSPQEITFEVDDIKREKSLMATFETEEYGKDASSKVPQSYELEGARTENSASVIDTVDDRGDQPPTSTYGMETPEPSLSGSDSPGSDDTCNGSIPDFPSSVPNLEGSDGHPSAALLMKFSWQEVEQCEIGEGKVMTVGDVVWGKIHGFPWWPAKVMAIRVLREGSGDTKWQQAHVSWYGSSTSSLMPANTLQPFLQMFKTRYNKRKRGPYREAIKQATCEAEQILSHDFDFQDREEEQQQQQHQTPENLLGASPREVDVVS